A single genomic interval of Dehalococcoidia bacterium harbors:
- the hpt gene encoding hypoxanthine phosphoribosyltransferase, which produces MNKKPSVLISREQLTQRVSELAAQIQQDYRHKNPLLVCVLKGGFIFMADLVRSLDMPVEIEFLRIFSYGSGTESSGKVEVVQGLKANIEGRDILVVEDIVDTGLSMCFVLDFLKQRSPASVKICALLDKPSKRRSEVCIDYLGFTVPDKFVVGYGLDIDEQYRYLPEVCCIEED; this is translated from the coding sequence TTGAATAAGAAGCCAAGTGTTCTCATCAGTAGAGAGCAGTTAACCCAGCGAGTCTCAGAGTTGGCTGCTCAGATCCAGCAGGACTATCGCCACAAGAATCCGCTGCTGGTTTGCGTCCTCAAAGGCGGGTTCATTTTCATGGCGGACCTGGTGAGATCTCTGGACATGCCGGTTGAAATTGAGTTTCTCCGGATCTTCAGCTATGGGTCAGGAACAGAAAGCTCCGGCAAAGTCGAGGTTGTTCAAGGGCTAAAGGCCAATATTGAAGGCCGGGACATCCTGGTGGTTGAAGACATTGTCGATACCGGCCTCAGCATGTGTTTTGTCCTCGATTTCCTGAAGCAAAGGAGCCCTGCCTCTGTGAAGATCTGCGCCTTACTGGATAAGCCATCAAAAAGGAGGTCCGAGGTTTGCATCGATTACCTGGGATTCACCGTCCCCGATAAGTTTGTTGTGGGTTATGGCCTCGACATCGATGAACAGTACCGCTATCTGCCCGAAGTCTGCTGCATCGAGGAGGACTAA